From a region of the Sinorhizobium sp. B11 genome:
- a CDS encoding DUF2000 family protein yields the protein MFDTKIAIVLRNNLAGWQKLNVTAFLSTGIAGQYPEIIGEPYKDRAGNLYNPLSIQPIIVLSADEATMSTIHRRALERDVTSSVFIEEMFATGHDTANRAVFAEYAPDDAKVVGIALRADKKIVDKITKGATMQH from the coding sequence ATGTTTGATACCAAAATTGCGATCGTCCTGCGAAACAATCTTGCCGGCTGGCAGAAGCTGAATGTCACAGCCTTCCTCTCGACAGGCATTGCCGGGCAGTATCCTGAGATCATCGGCGAGCCTTACAAGGACCGCGCCGGCAACCTCTACAACCCGCTATCCATCCAGCCGATCATCGTCCTGTCGGCCGACGAAGCGACGATGTCGACGATCCATCGCCGCGCGCTGGAGCGCGACGTGACCTCTTCCGTCTTCATCGAAGAAATGTTTGCAACCGGCCATGACACGGCCAATCGCGCCGTCTTCGCCGAATACGCCCCCGATGACGCCAAGGTGGTCGGCATCGCCCTGCGAGCCGACAAGAAGATCGTCGACAAGATCACCAAGGGCGCAACGATGCAGCATTGA
- a CDS encoding OmpA family protein produces the protein MIKKFILLAVAASYLSACTTTDPYTGEQKVSNTAGGAALGALGGALVGVAVGGGGHGKRNAALIGAGIGALAGGAIGNYMDQQEAELRAQLEGTGISVTRQGDNIILNMPSNITFDVDQDAVKAGFYPTLNSVAIVLRKFNRTLIDINGHTDSTGSLQHNQDLSQRRALSVADYLGSQGIDQRRVSAVGFGPSQPVASNATEAGRAQNRRVEIQIAPITQG, from the coding sequence ATGATCAAGAAATTCATCCTTCTGGCCGTTGCGGCGAGTTACCTCTCAGCTTGCACGACGACCGATCCCTATACTGGTGAGCAGAAGGTATCCAATACCGCTGGCGGTGCTGCCCTTGGCGCGCTTGGCGGTGCTCTCGTCGGCGTCGCCGTCGGCGGCGGCGGCCATGGCAAGCGCAACGCGGCGCTGATCGGCGCCGGCATCGGCGCACTCGCCGGCGGCGCGATCGGCAACTACATGGACCAGCAGGAAGCCGAGCTTCGCGCCCAGCTCGAAGGTACCGGCATTTCGGTCACCCGCCAGGGCGACAACATCATTCTCAACATGCCGTCGAACATCACCTTCGACGTCGACCAGGATGCGGTGAAGGCGGGCTTCTATCCGACGCTGAATTCGGTGGCGATCGTGCTGCGCAAGTTCAACCGGACGCTCATCGACATCAACGGTCATACGGACTCTACCGGCAGCCTCCAGCATAACCAGGACCTGTCGCAGCGCCGCGCGCTGTCCGTCGCTGATTATCTCGGCAGCCAGGGCATCGACCAGCGCCGCGTTTCAGCCGTCGGCTTCGGCCCGTCGCAGCCGGTTGCTTCCAACGCGACCGAAGCCGGCCGCGCGCAGAACCGCCGCGTCGAAATCCAGATCGCGCCGATCACGCAGGGCTGA
- a CDS encoding NAD(P)H-dependent oxidoreductase: MNSKPRIAVIVGSTRPTRFADAPAQWILKQAQARDDFDVELVDLRDHPLPFFEEMASNFWMPSQNPEAVRWQETIGRFDGYIFVVAEYNHSITGVLKNALDQAYKEWMRKPFTAIGYGGTGATRAVEHLRGIGVELHMVSTRSAVHIGGSDFMSIHPAFGNKPIDEIEANLLPTAKAALDELVWWAKATMAAKAA, from the coding sequence ATGAATTCTAAGCCCCGTATCGCCGTTATTGTCGGCTCTACCCGCCCCACCCGTTTCGCCGATGCCCCGGCACAATGGATATTGAAGCAAGCTCAGGCACGCGACGACTTCGACGTCGAGCTGGTCGACCTGCGCGATCACCCGCTCCCCTTCTTCGAGGAAATGGCATCGAACTTCTGGATGCCAAGCCAGAATCCGGAAGCGGTGCGCTGGCAGGAAACGATCGGGCGTTTCGACGGCTATATCTTCGTCGTCGCCGAATACAACCATTCGATCACCGGCGTTCTTAAGAACGCGCTCGACCAGGCCTACAAGGAATGGATGCGCAAGCCGTTCACCGCGATCGGCTATGGTGGCACGGGTGCCACGCGCGCGGTCGAACATCTGCGTGGGATCGGCGTCGAGCTCCATATGGTCTCGACCCGCAGTGCCGTGCATATCGGCGGCAGCGACTTCATGTCGATCCACCCGGCCTTCGGCAACAAGCCGATCGATGAGATCGAGGCGAACCTGCTGCCGACGGCAAAGGCAGCCCTCGACGAACTGGTCTGGTGGGCCAAGGCAACGATGGCTGCCAAGGCTGCCTGA
- a CDS encoding helix-turn-helix transcriptional regulator, translating to MKPDNHEETAACEGAEDCGQVHACDHISRMLARISDKWSLLVVRVLGHGPLRFNALRREVGEISQKVLASTLRELEENGFVSRTVTPTTPPQVEYALTDLGREFLDPVRGLAEWVVTNSARMDEARAAYAKRRGLD from the coding sequence TTGAAACCAGATAACCACGAGGAAACCGCCGCCTGCGAGGGCGCCGAAGACTGCGGGCAGGTTCACGCCTGCGATCACATCAGCCGCATGCTGGCGCGCATCAGCGACAAGTGGAGCTTGCTGGTGGTGCGTGTGCTGGGTCACGGGCCGCTCCGCTTCAATGCTTTGCGCCGTGAGGTCGGCGAGATCAGCCAGAAGGTACTGGCATCGACATTGCGGGAGCTGGAGGAGAACGGCTTCGTTTCCCGGACCGTCACGCCCACCACACCGCCGCAGGTCGAGTATGCGCTGACGGATCTCGGCCGGGAGTTCCTGGATCCGGTTCGGGGGCTTGCCGAGTGGGTCGTTACAAACTCCGCACGCATGGACGAGGCACGGGCGGCCTATGCCAAACGTCGCGGCCTCGACTGA
- a CDS encoding flagellin C encodes MSIYQRTSVDAALNVLRDINRNMTVTQNHVTTGLRVEKSKDNAAYWSVATTARHDNKALSAIQDALGMAAATMGTASAGVDSVVDVVTEIKAKLVAATEQGVDKTKIGEELDQLKAQLRSVSEGAGFNNDNWIILDNTTTPTQPRQIPASFIRNSDGTVSVGMLSYHIDIPPSGATSSKDARYVIDDRAGGTGEYGVLTSSFFASELGAAQNWVLTKSKNGNTAGQVEIGLTASTSKQDLNEMISVVDAALGQLTTVGSAFGALEKRISIQDEFAKNLSDNLTTGIGRLVDADMETESSKLKALQTQQQLGLQSLNIANASYDKVRQLFQNF; translated from the coding sequence GTGAGTATTTATCAGCGCACCTCCGTGGATGCGGCGCTTAATGTGCTGCGTGATATCAATCGGAACATGACGGTGACGCAGAACCATGTCACGACAGGTCTGCGCGTCGAAAAATCAAAAGATAATGCCGCCTATTGGTCGGTTGCGACGACAGCTCGCCACGACAACAAGGCGCTTTCCGCCATTCAGGATGCCCTCGGCATGGCGGCTGCCACCATGGGTACAGCATCGGCGGGCGTCGACAGCGTCGTCGACGTCGTCACCGAGATCAAGGCAAAGCTTGTCGCGGCAACCGAGCAGGGCGTCGACAAGACAAAGATCGGTGAAGAGCTCGATCAGTTGAAGGCGCAGCTGCGCAGCGTTTCCGAGGGTGCAGGCTTCAACAACGACAACTGGATCATCCTCGACAATACGACGACGCCGACGCAGCCGCGCCAGATCCCGGCCTCCTTCATCCGCAATTCGGACGGGACGGTATCGGTCGGCATGCTAAGCTATCATATCGATATCCCGCCGAGCGGCGCGACATCCTCCAAGGATGCACGTTATGTGATCGACGACCGGGCAGGCGGCACCGGCGAATATGGCGTTCTGACTTCCAGCTTCTTCGCAAGCGAACTGGGCGCGGCGCAGAATTGGGTGCTGACGAAGAGCAAGAACGGCAATACGGCCGGCCAGGTGGAAATTGGCCTGACGGCAAGCACCAGCAAACAGGACCTGAACGAGATGATCAGTGTCGTCGATGCCGCGCTCGGACAGTTGACGACCGTCGGCTCGGCTTTCGGCGCACTGGAAAAGCGCATCAGCATCCAGGACGAATTCGCCAAGAACCTGTCCGACAATCTCACCACGGGTATCGGCCGCCTCGTCGATGCCGACATGGAGACCGAATCGAGCAAGCTCAAGGCGTTACAGACCCAGCAGCAGCTCGGCCTGCAATCGCTGAATATCGCCAACGCATCCTACGACAAGGTTCGTCAGCTCTTCCAGAATTTCTGA